The following proteins are encoded in a genomic region of Glycine max cultivar Williams 82 chromosome 18, Glycine_max_v4.0, whole genome shotgun sequence:
- the LOC100793179 gene encoding dolichyl-phosphate beta-glucosyltransferase: protein MDYICLFVTFTAIALLGFVFVVFFEAYKRRNNHQHIEVPAIFEDPSSLKQVPCPHIVDPATKYISLIIPAFNEEHRLPGALEETMNYLHQRTLKDSSFTYEVVIIDDGSADETKRVAFEFVRKYTVDKVRVILLGRNHGKGEAIRKGMMHSRGELLLMLDADGATKVTDLEKLENQIQAVAKREYHHGDSSDSDPRFRISDVPAAVFGSRAHLEEKALATRKWYRNFLMKGFHLVVLLAAGPGIRDTQCGFKMFTRAAARKLFSNVRLKRWCFDVELVFLCKWFRIPVSEISVNWSEIPGSKVNLLSIPNMLWELVLMSVGYRTGMWRISNST from the exons ATGGATTATATCTGTCTTTTTGTCACCTTCACTGCGATTGCGCTCTTAGGGTTTGTCTTTGTAGTGTTTTTTGAAGCatataaaagaagaaacaacCATCA gCATATCGAAGTTCCGGCTATTTTTGAAGATCCTAGCTCATTGAAACAG GTTCCTTGCCCACATATTGTTGATCCAGCCACAAAGTATATTTCTTTGATTATCCCTGCATTCAATGAGGAGCATAGGCTTCCAGGAGCTCTTGAGGAAACTATGAA TTATCTTCATCAACGTACTTTAAAGGATTCTTCATTTACATATGAG GTTGTAATTATTGATGATGGAAGTGCTGATGAGACAAAAAGAGTAGCTTTTGAATTTGTGAGGAAATACACAGTAGACAAGGTAAGGGTCATCCTTCTAGGAAGAAATCATGGCAAAGGAGAAGCAATCAGAAAA GGAATGATGCATTCACGTGGTGAACTACTTCTTATGCTTGATGCTGATGGAGCAACTAAAGTCACTGACCTAGAAAAGCTTGAAAATCAG ATTCAAGCTGTTGCCAAAAGGGAATATCACCATGGAGATTCAAGTGATAGTGATCCTAGATTTAGAATATCTGATGTCCCAGCTGCTGTGTTTGGCTCAAGAGCTCATCTAGAGGAGAAAGCTTTAGCTACA AGGAAGTGGTACCGCAATTTTTTGATGAAGGGCTTCCATCTTGTGGTTCTCTTGGCTGCTGGTCCTGGAATTCGTGATACACAG TGTGGTTTCAAGATGTTTACTAGGGCAGCAGCCAGGAAGCTTTTTTCAAATGTACGCTTAAAAAG GTGGTGCTTTGATGTTGAGTTAGTCTTTCTATGCAAGTGGTTTAGAATCCCAGTTTCAGAAATTTCTGTGAATTGGTCTGAAATTCCAGGATCCAAGGTGAATCTTCTGAGTATACCTAACATGCTTTGGGAGCTTGTGCTCATGTCTGTGGGGTACAGGACTGGTATGTGGAGAATTTCTAATTCTACCTGA
- the LOC100805554 gene encoding uncharacterized protein: MGEKEKRNKNKKQKHQHPNDQSTKQNSDFSFKPSSEVKGIKFGGQFIVKSFTIRRARPLELLKVLSFPPTNNTNKPKDKLPFPSTTAFLPTNFTILAHHAWHTLTLGLGTKKSKVLLFVFETEAMKASVDRIWPPEIALGDVNKRLIRGLNGCEMARFKFRKGCITFYVYAVRQVGSFGFSCAEDLRTILQSVVELKDFLDHTVMLSMPNQRSISYSQSQSQPQVAMAH; the protein is encoded by the coding sequence atgggagagaaagagaagagaaacaagaacaagaagcaAAAGCACCAACACCCCAATGACCAAAGCACAAAGCAGAACTCTGATTTCTCCTTCAAGCCAAGCTCAGAGGTAAAGGGTATCAAATTTGGAGGCCAGTTCATAGTGAAGTCCTTCACAATCAGAAGAGCAAGACCCTTGGAGCTTCTCAAGGTTCTTTCTTTCCCACCAACCAACAACACCAACAAACCAAAGGACAAGCTCCCTTTCCCTTCCACCACAGCATTCTTGCCCACAAACTTCACCATCTTGGCACACCATGCTTGGCACACCCTCACCCTTGGCCTTGGCACCAAGAAGTCCAAGGTGCTCCTCTTTGTGTTTGAAACTGAGGCCATGAAGGCCTCAGTGGACAGAATTTGGCCACCAGAGATAGCACTTGGTGATGTCAACAAGAGGCTCATAAGGGGCCTCAATGGATGTGAGATGGCAAGGTTCAAGTTCAGAAAAGGGTGCATAACTTTCTATGTCTATGCTGTTAGGCAAGTAGGAAGCTTTGGCTTTTCCTGTGCTGAGGATCTAAGAACCATTCTTCAGTCTGTTGTGGAGCTTAAGGATTTCTTGGATCACACTGTTATGCTTTCCATGCCAAACCAAAGAAGCATCAGTTACTCACAGTCACAGTCACAACCTCAGGTAGCCATGGCTCATTAG